The following proteins are encoded in a genomic region of Catellatospora sp. TT07R-123:
- a CDS encoding helix-turn-helix domain-containing protein yields MLGAEFLELLSREAAAVEFEGPLIAARAAGASPEHLAELEDAKVLALRVRGLLERRRQREMELSGLYETAGDLAGLRDLDAVLRAIVHRARRLLSTDIAYMTLNDDEHGDTYMRVTDGSISAKFQVLRLPMGTGLGGLVAQSGTPYATANYMTDMRFQHKGDIDSGVSEEGLVAILGVPLRLGSRVIGVLYAANRSARPFAREEVALMVSLGAHASVAIDTARLLTETRAALDELSAANGVIRAHSASVERAAAAHDRMTGLVLRGGGVEDVVAAVTEVLGGDLVVLDPDGRAVAAVGGLGELELPRVAEAVSASRLEGRAVRRDGLWVAAVVAGADDLGALVLRPERELVDADQQILERAALVTALLTLFRRASSEAEGRVRGELLDDLLAEPVRDPAALRERGRRLGVDLDAPHVVVAVRAETAPGQPRGRALSWAGTYASARTGLAAVRDGWVVLLLPGTEPGPAAQAVVRELSRVLARPVTAGGGGSAGGPGGLGAAYQEAVRCASALISLGRTGEGAGSAELGFVGLLLGAVSERDGGDVQQFVRHTIGAIVDYDTRRGTTLLATLEAYFGSGGSLARAAERLHVHVNTVTQRLERVGNLLGADWQGPARSLEIQLALRLHRLRNL; encoded by the coding sequence ATGTTGGGCGCGGAGTTCCTTGAGCTGCTGTCGCGCGAGGCCGCGGCCGTCGAGTTCGAGGGCCCGCTGATCGCCGCGCGGGCCGCCGGCGCGTCCCCGGAGCACCTGGCCGAGCTGGAGGACGCCAAGGTGCTGGCGCTGCGGGTGCGCGGGCTGCTGGAGCGGCGCCGCCAGCGCGAGATGGAGCTGTCGGGCCTGTACGAGACCGCCGGCGACCTGGCGGGCCTGCGCGACCTGGACGCGGTGCTGCGCGCGATCGTGCACCGGGCCCGGCGGCTGCTCAGCACCGACATCGCCTACATGACCCTCAACGACGACGAGCACGGCGACACGTACATGCGGGTCACCGACGGCTCGATCTCGGCGAAGTTCCAGGTGCTGCGGCTGCCGATGGGCACCGGGCTGGGCGGCCTGGTGGCGCAGTCGGGCACCCCGTACGCCACCGCGAACTACATGACCGACATGCGGTTCCAGCACAAGGGTGACATCGACAGCGGGGTGAGCGAGGAGGGCCTGGTCGCCATCCTGGGCGTGCCGCTGCGGCTGGGCTCGCGCGTCATCGGCGTCCTGTACGCCGCCAACCGCTCCGCCCGCCCGTTCGCGCGCGAGGAGGTGGCGCTGATGGTGTCGCTGGGCGCGCACGCCTCCGTCGCCATCGACACCGCCCGGCTGCTCACCGAGACCCGGGCCGCGCTGGACGAGCTGTCGGCCGCCAACGGGGTCATCCGCGCCCACAGCGCGTCGGTCGAGCGCGCCGCCGCGGCCCACGACCGGATGACCGGCCTGGTGCTGCGCGGCGGCGGCGTCGAGGACGTGGTGGCCGCGGTGACCGAGGTGCTCGGCGGCGACCTGGTCGTGCTCGACCCCGACGGCCGGGCCGTGGCCGCTGTCGGCGGGCTGGGCGAACTCGAACTGCCCCGCGTCGCCGAGGCGGTCTCCGCCTCCCGGCTGGAGGGCCGCGCCGTGCGCCGCGACGGCCTGTGGGTCGCCGCGGTGGTCGCCGGGGCCGACGACCTGGGTGCGCTGGTGCTGCGCCCCGAACGCGAGCTGGTCGACGCCGACCAGCAGATCCTCGAACGTGCCGCGCTGGTCACCGCGCTGCTCACCCTGTTCCGGCGGGCGTCGTCGGAGGCCGAGGGGCGGGTGCGCGGCGAACTGCTCGACGACCTGCTCGCCGAGCCGGTGCGCGACCCGGCCGCGCTGCGCGAACGCGGCCGCCGCCTCGGCGTCGACCTCGACGCCCCGCACGTGGTGGTGGCGGTACGGGCCGAGACCGCCCCGGGCCAGCCGCGCGGGCGGGCGCTGTCGTGGGCGGGCACGTACGCCTCGGCGCGGACCGGCCTGGCGGCGGTGCGCGACGGCTGGGTGGTGCTGCTGCTGCCCGGCACCGAGCCGGGACCGGCCGCGCAGGCGGTGGTCCGCGAGCTGTCCCGGGTGCTGGCGCGCCCGGTGACGGCGGGCGGCGGCGGGTCGGCGGGCGGTCCGGGCGGGCTGGGGGCGGCGTACCAGGAGGCGGTCCGGTGCGCGTCGGCGCTGATCTCGCTCGGGCGCACCGGCGAGGGCGCGGGCAGCGCCGAGCTGGGCTTCGTCGGGCTGCTGCTGGGCGCGGTCAGCGAACGCGACGGCGGCGACGTGCAGCAGTTCGTCCGGCACACCATCGGCGCGATCGTCGACTACGACACCCGCCGGGGCACCACCCTGCTGGCCACGCTGGAGGCGTACTTCGGCTCCGGTGGCAGCCTGGCCCGCGCCGCCGAGCGCCTGCACGTCCACGTCAACACGGTCACCCAGCGGCTGGAGCGGGTAGGCAACCTGCTCGGCGCCGACTGGCAGGGCCCGGCGCGCTCGCTGGAGATCCAGCTCGCCCTGCGCCTGCACCGCCTCCGCAACCTCTGA
- a CDS encoding hydrogenase maturation nickel metallochaperone HypA, with protein sequence MHELSVCGALADLVTRHAGDRLVANVRVRIGRLRQIVPDTLVFCWTMVTADTGLDGSRLEIESVDATVSCADCGHVSRIDPDPPVFVCHGCGGFSLTVLTGEEFLLLALDLAEV encoded by the coding sequence ATGCATGAGCTCTCGGTGTGCGGGGCTCTGGCCGACCTGGTCACGCGGCATGCGGGCGACCGGCTGGTCGCCAACGTCCGGGTGCGCATCGGTCGGCTGCGCCAGATCGTGCCGGACACCCTCGTGTTCTGCTGGACCATGGTCACCGCCGACACCGGCCTCGACGGCTCCCGGCTGGAGATCGAATCAGTCGACGCCACCGTCTCCTGCGCCGACTGCGGGCACGTCAGCCGCATCGACCCCGATCCGCCCGTGTTCGTGTGCCACGGCTGCGGCGGCTTCTCACTGACAGTGCTCACCGGCGAGGAGTTCCTGCTGCTCGCCCTGGACCTAGCGGAGGTATGA
- a CDS encoding multicopper oxidase family protein, with protein MVVRRRLLQAAAWGTGGALLAPGAGWAQAAARGRAGTLDPTKIRKYATELALPAVMPPVPHRHTQAEYVVQVRQVRQQILPSELPGTTVWAYGSPDHPATFTSPSCTFEALADHPVRVTWSNGLVDGYGDYRPHLLAVDPTLHWANPPGGEHGRDMRPTFTSTPGPYRGPVPIVTHLHGGHSHQESDGYPEAWYLPDAKNIPKGYARYGSFYREFAQRFAAADHEQWRPGSATFQYTNDQRASTLWYHDHTLGMTRLNVYAGLAGFYLLRGGSSDLPPGVLPGPAPTLGERPGTRHYELPICIQDRSFNADGSLFYPTSRAYADDAGPYIPDGPFPPIWNPEFFANTIMANGTTWPVLHAEPRRYRLRLLNGCNARVLILKIGTDPLAPRPVTPALPLWQIGNDGGFLPKPVELQELILAPAERADLIVDFTGLVEGTELYLINEGPDKPFHGTQDPFADPQTTGQVMKFVVGRLHGHDGSTPPDRLRLPHIAPLGPATGTRRVSLDEYAVDDMSVEVLLGTVAADGTVTKRHWDDPVTEHPALGATEIWEIQNDTVGAHPIHLHLVQFEVLGRGPDGTLPPQPNELGGKDTVIAYPGQVTRVKAKFDLAGRYVWHCHLIEHEDNEMMRPLQVG; from the coding sequence ATGGTCGTACGCAGGCGGCTGCTGCAAGCCGCGGCATGGGGAACGGGCGGGGCGCTGCTCGCGCCGGGCGCCGGATGGGCGCAGGCCGCCGCCCGCGGCCGGGCGGGGACCCTGGATCCGACGAAGATCCGCAAGTACGCCACCGAGCTGGCGCTGCCCGCGGTGATGCCGCCCGTGCCGCACCGCCACACGCAGGCCGAGTACGTGGTGCAGGTCCGCCAGGTGCGCCAGCAGATCCTGCCGTCCGAACTGCCCGGCACCACGGTGTGGGCGTACGGCTCGCCGGACCACCCGGCGACCTTCACCTCCCCGTCGTGCACGTTCGAGGCGCTCGCCGACCACCCGGTACGGGTGACCTGGAGCAACGGGCTCGTCGACGGTTACGGCGACTACCGGCCGCACCTGCTGGCCGTCGACCCCACGCTGCACTGGGCCAACCCGCCGGGCGGCGAGCACGGGCGCGACATGCGGCCCACCTTCACCAGCACGCCCGGCCCGTACCGCGGCCCGGTGCCGATCGTGACCCACCTGCACGGCGGCCACTCGCACCAGGAGAGCGACGGCTACCCGGAGGCGTGGTACCTGCCCGACGCGAAGAACATCCCGAAGGGCTACGCCCGCTACGGCAGCTTCTACCGCGAGTTCGCCCAGCGGTTCGCCGCCGCCGACCACGAGCAGTGGCGGCCCGGCTCGGCGACGTTCCAGTACACCAACGACCAGCGCGCCTCGACCCTGTGGTACCACGACCACACCCTCGGCATGACCCGCCTCAACGTGTACGCGGGCCTGGCCGGGTTCTACCTGCTGCGCGGCGGCAGCTCCGACCTGCCGCCGGGGGTGCTGCCCGGCCCCGCGCCGACGCTGGGCGAGCGCCCCGGCACCCGCCACTACGAGCTGCCGATCTGCATCCAGGACCGCTCGTTCAACGCCGACGGATCGCTGTTCTACCCGACCAGCCGGGCGTACGCCGACGACGCCGGACCGTACATCCCGGACGGGCCGTTCCCGCCGATCTGGAACCCCGAGTTCTTCGCCAACACGATCATGGCCAACGGCACCACCTGGCCGGTCCTGCACGCCGAGCCGCGCCGCTACCGCCTGCGCCTGCTCAACGGCTGCAACGCCCGCGTCCTCATCCTCAAGATCGGCACCGATCCGCTCGCGCCCCGGCCGGTCACCCCGGCCCTGCCGCTGTGGCAGATCGGCAACGACGGCGGCTTCCTGCCCAAGCCGGTCGAGCTCCAGGAACTGATCCTCGCCCCGGCCGAGCGCGCCGACCTGATCGTCGACTTCACCGGGCTGGTCGAGGGCACCGAGCTCTACCTGATCAACGAGGGCCCGGACAAGCCGTTCCACGGAACCCAAGACCCCTTCGCCGATCCGCAGACCACCGGCCAGGTCATGAAGTTCGTCGTCGGACGGCTGCACGGCCACGACGGCAGCACCCCGCCCGACCGGCTCCGACTGCCCCACATCGCCCCGCTCGGCCCGGCGACCGGCACCCGCCGCGTGTCGCTCGACGAGTACGCGGTCGACGACATGTCCGTCGAGGTCCTGCTCGGCACGGTCGCGGCCGACGGCACCGTCACCAAGCGGCACTGGGACGACCCGGTGACCGAGCACCCGGCGCTGGGCGCCACCGAGATCTGGGAGATCCAGAACGACACCGTCGGCGCCCACCCGATCCACCTGCACCTGGTGCAGTTCGAGGTGCTGGGACGGGGGCCGGACGGCACGTTGCCGCCGCAGCCGAACGAGCTGGGCGGCAAGGACACCGTCATCGCGTACCCCGGGCAGGTCACCCGGGTCAAAGCCAAGTTCGACCTGGCCGGCCGCTATGTCTGGCACTGCCACCTGATCGAACACGAGGACAACGAGATGATGCGCCCCCTCCAGGTCGGCTGA
- a CDS encoding DinB family protein has protein sequence MTTERIGPSPTASEREMLRTFLDYHRATLAWKCDGLDDEQLRQRSMPPSTLSLLGLVRHMAEVERAWFRRVIDGEDIGLVWSDERDFQVAYDATDSTRAEAFAAWQAEVEHSRRIEREAASLDVTGYSASWAEDVSLRMVMLHLIHEYARHNGHADLLREGVDGVTGA, from the coding sequence GTGACCACCGAACGGATCGGCCCGAGCCCCACCGCCAGCGAGCGCGAGATGCTGCGCACCTTCCTCGACTACCACCGCGCCACGCTGGCCTGGAAGTGCGACGGCCTCGACGACGAGCAGCTGCGGCAGCGGTCCATGCCACCGTCGACGCTGTCGCTGCTGGGGCTGGTGCGGCACATGGCCGAGGTGGAGCGCGCCTGGTTCCGCCGGGTCATCGACGGCGAGGACATCGGCCTGGTCTGGTCGGACGAGCGCGACTTCCAGGTGGCGTACGACGCCACGGACTCCACCCGCGCCGAGGCGTTCGCCGCCTGGCAGGCCGAGGTGGAGCACTCCCGCCGCATCGAGCGCGAGGCCGCGTCGCTGGACGTGACCGGCTACAGCGCGAGCTGGGCAGAGGACGTGTCCCTGCGCATGGTCATGCTGCACCTGATCCACGAGTACGCCCGGCACAACGGCCACGCCGACCTGCTGCGCGAGGGCGTCGACGGCGTCACCGGGGCCTGA
- a CDS encoding malectin domain-containing carbohydrate-binding protein, protein MGPAAAVQPSQSTLPDAVPSTATPNINDGTVNAIVKVGGKVFVGGTFTGVTDRGPSTNYAKPYLFAFDAATGLVDAGFAPNINDEVLALAPGPVADTIYVAGRFTGVKSGGWSRLVLLSTVDGAVVTTFKAPAMNGAVTAVKQFGTRLLVGGFFTTVGSATRYGLATLNASTGAFDTYADIALTGHHNYNGGGANSSVGPTDLDITPDGSRAIVIGNFKTAGGGDYDQVVMLDLTGPAAAIANWHTNRFDDTCSAWAFDKWVRDVDFSPDGSYFVVVNTGGPYGSGSLCDSASRWETAATGVNLQPTWVDWTGGDTLLSVAVTGASVYVGGHQRWLNNGYGGDSAQQGAVARPGLAALEPLSGVPQTWNPGRHPRGVGASALYATADGLYVGSDTEYVGNFEYMRGRIAYFPLAGGYAPPAGVVGDLPTDVYFPNSTVPYSAGDVLYRVNAGGPQVAATDGALPWAADTALAPSPFHNTGSTPNTITSNTVTLDASVPASTPPAVFDDQRYDASAAPEMSWSFPVAGGTPVEVRLYFAARDWAYHLPGDRTFDISVDGTLVADDYDTVAQVGYKVGQMLAFPVTSDGTVNVDFAHVAQDPGVEAIEIVRTTSGTGSGLAKRAYDGTTAAAPAPVGGADGTVWANLRGAFLVDDKLFYGMSDSNMYVRSFDGTNLGPAALLNPHSDPRWDGVPTLSGSSVYTGVKSGLYGELPNVRSMFYANGKLYYTIAGQNALFWRWFSPDSGIAGSQRYQVNGSGGGADLEYLGDTSGVLFASGGYLYWSRGGSDGRLVKRAFDGTAFSGAATAVSGPALDGADWRSPGAFLRG, encoded by the coding sequence GTGGGTCCTGCGGCCGCGGTGCAGCCGTCGCAGTCGACGCTGCCCGACGCGGTCCCCTCGACCGCGACCCCGAACATCAACGACGGCACCGTCAACGCGATCGTGAAGGTGGGTGGCAAGGTATTCGTCGGCGGGACGTTCACCGGCGTCACCGACCGCGGTCCGAGCACCAACTACGCCAAACCGTACCTGTTCGCGTTCGACGCGGCGACCGGGCTGGTCGACGCCGGCTTCGCCCCGAACATCAACGACGAGGTGCTGGCGCTGGCCCCGGGGCCGGTGGCCGACACGATCTACGTCGCCGGGCGTTTCACCGGCGTCAAGTCGGGCGGCTGGAGCAGGCTGGTGCTGCTCAGCACCGTCGACGGCGCGGTGGTCACCACGTTCAAGGCGCCCGCGATGAACGGCGCGGTCACCGCGGTCAAGCAGTTCGGCACGCGCCTGCTGGTCGGCGGGTTCTTCACCACCGTCGGCTCTGCCACGCGGTACGGCTTGGCCACCCTGAACGCGAGCACCGGCGCCTTCGACACCTACGCCGACATCGCGCTGACCGGCCACCACAACTACAACGGCGGCGGCGCCAACTCCTCGGTCGGTCCGACCGACCTGGACATCACGCCCGACGGCAGCCGCGCGATTGTCATCGGCAACTTCAAGACGGCGGGCGGCGGCGACTACGACCAGGTGGTCATGCTCGACCTGACCGGCCCGGCCGCGGCGATTGCGAACTGGCACACCAACCGCTTCGACGACACGTGCAGCGCGTGGGCGTTCGACAAGTGGGTGCGCGACGTCGACTTCTCCCCGGACGGCAGCTACTTCGTCGTCGTGAACACGGGCGGGCCGTACGGCAGCGGCTCGCTGTGCGACAGCGCCTCGCGCTGGGAGACCGCGGCCACCGGCGTCAACCTTCAGCCGACCTGGGTCGACTGGACCGGCGGCGACACGCTGCTGTCGGTCGCGGTGACCGGCGCCTCGGTGTACGTCGGCGGCCACCAGCGCTGGCTGAACAACGGCTACGGCGGCGACTCGGCCCAGCAGGGCGCCGTGGCCCGGCCCGGCCTGGCCGCGCTGGAGCCGCTCAGCGGCGTGCCGCAGACGTGGAACCCCGGCCGCCACCCGCGCGGCGTCGGCGCCTCGGCGCTGTACGCCACCGCCGACGGCCTCTACGTCGGCTCCGACACCGAGTACGTCGGCAACTTCGAGTACATGCGCGGCCGGATCGCGTACTTCCCGCTCGCCGGCGGCTATGCCCCGCCCGCCGGGGTCGTCGGCGACCTGCCGACCGACGTCTACTTCCCGAACAGCACCGTGCCGTACAGCGCGGGCGACGTGCTCTACCGCGTCAATGCGGGCGGCCCGCAGGTCGCGGCCACCGATGGCGCCCTGCCCTGGGCGGCGGACACGGCGCTCGCGCCGAGCCCGTTCCACAACACCGGCAGCACCCCGAACACGATCACGTCGAACACCGTCACCCTCGACGCCTCGGTCCCGGCGAGCACCCCGCCCGCCGTCTTCGACGACCAGCGTTACGACGCGTCGGCCGCGCCGGAGATGAGCTGGTCGTTCCCGGTCGCCGGCGGCACGCCGGTGGAGGTGCGCCTCTACTTCGCCGCCCGGGACTGGGCCTACCACCTGCCGGGGGACCGGACCTTCGACATCAGCGTCGACGGCACGCTGGTCGCCGACGACTACGACACCGTGGCGCAGGTCGGCTACAAGGTCGGCCAGATGCTGGCGTTCCCGGTGACCAGCGACGGCACCGTGAACGTCGACTTCGCCCACGTGGCGCAGGACCCGGGCGTCGAGGCGATCGAGATCGTGCGTACCACCTCGGGCACGGGCAGCGGCCTGGCCAAGCGGGCGTACGACGGCACCACCGCCGCAGCGCCCGCCCCGGTCGGCGGCGCCGACGGCACCGTGTGGGCGAACCTGCGCGGTGCGTTCCTCGTCGACGACAAGCTGTTCTACGGCATGTCCGACAGCAACATGTACGTCCGCTCCTTCGACGGCACCAACCTTGGCCCGGCCGCCCTCCTGAACCCGCACTCCGACCCGCGCTGGGACGGCGTGCCGACCCTGTCCGGCTCGTCGGTCTACACCGGGGTCAAGTCCGGCCTGTACGGCGAGCTGCCGAACGTGCGCAGCATGTTCTACGCCAACGGGAAGCTGTACTACACCATCGCCGGGCAGAACGCCCTGTTCTGGCGCTGGTTCAGCCCCGACAGCGGCATCGCGGGCTCGCAGCGCTACCAGGTCAACGGCAGCGGCGGCGGGGCGGACCTGGAGTACCTGGGCGACACCTCGGGCGTGCTGTTCGCCTCCGGCGGCTACCTCTACTGGTCGCGGGGCGGCAGCGACGGACGCCTGGTCAAGCGGGCCTTCGACGGTACGGCGTTCAGCGGTGCCGCGACCGCGGTGAGCGGCCCGGCCCTCGACGGCGCCGACTGGCGCTCGCCGGGCGCCTTCCTGCGCGGCTGA
- a CDS encoding IclR family transcriptional regulator: MTSSGNAGGAADKVLSVLEALAGHERLADLAAATGLPKSTVHRILQSLVARGFAAADGHGGYLPGPRVLALAGRVMGALDPARTARPELQALRDRTGFTVHLGLRDGDRAVYADKIAGPQPYDMRSRVGQSLDLHSTAIGKAILARLAAAPVRELAARTGLPRHTPRTATSMKALLTALDRVRADGYAVDDEENEPGLRCVAAAISGAEGAVIGAVSASALVLELPADRVSALGTEVRATADRISTSLGSPA, translated from the coding sequence ATGACCAGCAGCGGCAACGCGGGCGGCGCCGCCGACAAGGTGCTGTCGGTGCTGGAGGCGCTGGCCGGGCACGAGCGGCTGGCCGACCTGGCCGCCGCGACCGGGCTGCCCAAGTCGACCGTGCACCGGATCCTTCAGTCACTGGTGGCACGCGGGTTCGCGGCGGCCGACGGGCATGGCGGCTACCTGCCCGGACCCCGGGTGCTGGCGCTGGCCGGCCGGGTGATGGGCGCCCTGGACCCGGCCCGCACCGCCCGGCCCGAGTTGCAGGCGCTGCGCGACCGCACGGGCTTCACCGTCCACCTGGGCCTGCGCGACGGCGACCGCGCCGTGTACGCCGACAAGATCGCCGGCCCGCAGCCGTACGACATGCGGTCCCGGGTCGGACAGAGCCTCGACCTGCACTCGACCGCGATCGGCAAGGCGATCCTGGCCCGGCTGGCCGCCGCGCCGGTGCGCGAACTGGCCGCCCGCACGGGCCTGCCCCGGCACACCCCGCGCACGGCCACCAGCATGAAGGCCCTGCTCACAGCACTGGATCGGGTCCGCGCGGACGGGTACGCCGTTGACGACGAGGAGAACGAGCCGGGCCTGCGCTGCGTGGCGGCGGCGATCTCCGGCGCGGAGGGCGCGGTGATCGGCGCGGTCAGCGCGTCGGCGCTGGTGCTGGAGCTCCCCGCCGACCGGGTCTCCGCCCTGGGCACCGAGGTACGCGCCACCGCCGACCGCATCTCCACCTCCCTGGGCTCCCCCGCCTGA
- a CDS encoding 3-hydroxybutyrate dehydrogenase, which produces MTASPMAQRHVVHLDLTGRTAMVTGAGSGIGRACAVRLAAAGARVVVVDRDAEAAARVAAEAGGSAAGVDLSDPAGLDSLDGAVDVLVNCAGLQHVAPVHEFAAERFGYIQKVMVEAPFRLVGKVLPHMYANGWGRVVNISSVHGLRASAYKSAYVAAKHGLEGLSKVVALEGAAHGVTSNCINPAYVRTPLVEGQIADQARAHGLAESEVIEKIMLARAAIKRLIEPDEVAELAAYLCTSAASFITGASIAMDGGWTAN; this is translated from the coding sequence ATGACGGCATCGCCTATGGCCCAGCGCCATGTTGTGCACCTCGACCTGACCGGCCGCACCGCGATGGTGACCGGCGCGGGCAGCGGCATCGGCCGCGCCTGCGCGGTGCGCCTGGCCGCCGCGGGTGCGCGCGTGGTCGTGGTGGACCGCGACGCCGAGGCCGCCGCCCGGGTGGCCGCCGAGGCCGGGGGCAGCGCGGCCGGGGTGGACCTGTCCGACCCGGCGGGGCTGGACTCCCTCGACGGCGCCGTGGACGTGCTGGTCAACTGCGCCGGGCTGCAACACGTGGCGCCGGTGCACGAGTTCGCCGCCGAGCGGTTCGGCTACATTCAGAAGGTCATGGTCGAGGCGCCGTTCCGGCTGGTCGGCAAGGTGCTGCCGCACATGTACGCCAACGGCTGGGGCCGGGTCGTCAACATCTCCTCCGTGCACGGGCTGCGCGCCTCGGCGTACAAGTCGGCCTACGTGGCGGCCAAGCACGGGCTGGAGGGCCTGTCGAAGGTCGTGGCGCTGGAAGGCGCCGCGCACGGGGTCACCTCCAACTGCATCAATCCCGCGTACGTGCGCACGCCGCTGGTCGAGGGGCAGATCGCCGACCAGGCGCGCGCGCACGGGCTGGCCGAGTCCGAGGTCATCGAGAAGATCATGCTGGCCCGTGCCGCGATCAAGCGCCTGATCGAGCCGGACGAGGTCGCCGAACTCGCGGCGTACCTGTGCACGTCCGCCGCCTCGTTCATCACCGGCGCCTCGATCGCCATGGACGGCGGCTGGACCGCCAACTGA
- the hypB gene encoding hydrogenase nickel incorporation protein HypB has product MGRFHRHDDGTGHRHDEPHDGPHDHSGYATGAQRIQVLEHIFGENDRTAAANRADFAAHGVHAVNVMSSPGAGKTTLLRQTLTRLAGVRVGVLEGDIHTSIDADRLGGLGAAIALVNTGEGFGGECHLDAPMVRSALPRLPLAELDLLLIENVGNLVCPAEFDVGEAARAMVYAVTEGEDKPLKYPVMFRSVELVLINKTDLLPYLEFDLDGFLANLRAVNPGARTVLLSARTGEGVDEWVSWLRTRVPASTPPPAAPPSPAPSPSPSPAPA; this is encoded by the coding sequence ATGGGCCGCTTCCACCGCCATGACGACGGCACCGGGCACCGTCACGACGAACCCCACGACGGGCCGCACGACCACAGCGGCTACGCCACGGGGGCACAGCGGATCCAGGTGCTGGAGCACATCTTCGGTGAGAACGACCGCACCGCGGCCGCCAACCGCGCCGACTTCGCCGCCCACGGGGTGCACGCCGTCAACGTCATGTCCTCGCCGGGCGCGGGCAAGACGACACTGCTGCGCCAGACGCTGACCCGGCTGGCGGGCGTACGGGTCGGGGTGCTGGAGGGTGACATCCACACCAGCATCGACGCCGACCGGCTCGGCGGGCTCGGGGCGGCGATCGCGCTGGTCAACACCGGTGAGGGCTTCGGCGGCGAGTGCCACCTGGACGCGCCCATGGTCCGCTCGGCGCTGCCCCGGCTGCCGCTGGCCGAGCTGGACCTGCTGCTGATCGAGAACGTGGGCAACCTGGTCTGCCCGGCCGAGTTCGACGTCGGCGAGGCCGCCCGCGCCATGGTGTACGCGGTGACCGAGGGCGAGGACAAGCCGCTGAAATATCCGGTGATGTTCCGGTCGGTCGAGCTCGTCCTGATCAACAAGACGGATCTGCTGCCGTACCTGGAGTTCGATCTGGACGGGTTCCTGGCCAACCTGCGCGCGGTGAACCCGGGGGCCAGGACGGTGCTGCTCAGCGCCCGTACGGGCGAGGGGGTCGACGAGTGGGTGAGCTGGCTGCGCACCCGGGTTCCGGCGAGCACGCCGCCGCCCGCAGCACCACCGTCACCCGCGCCATCACCGTCACCGTCGCCCGCGCCCGCCTGA
- a CDS encoding pentapeptide repeat-containing protein → MWHDEALVERWHVATGPDLQDEIVRRLQTGEALDGLPVERVDGRWDLRGLGVPQVRTVEPDQREPMLGGTSFTFEFAALPTEIELQNAHLADLDLRGAHLPRLRLFGCVLDNCRFDGAYLVGLRMWATDVLDCTFTAAELARSSVGGWYANRPNRLRGVDFSHADLTRLGCGVAGFTEVDFSHAQLACTNFWQASLVRCTFAGALREVVFDGRVLERDRNLGPNPMLDVDMGRVTAFDDVDFRGVNFDRVTLPAQLDLLVVRDTARIDAGIAVLEGCEDQAALVALGRLQYLRRFMGVSGGSDQALLDFGAIADRAAAELLRSLLAG, encoded by the coding sequence GTGTGGCACGATGAGGCGCTCGTCGAGCGGTGGCACGTCGCCACCGGACCGGACCTGCAGGACGAGATCGTCCGCCGGTTGCAGACCGGGGAAGCGCTGGACGGTCTGCCGGTCGAGCGTGTCGACGGCCGCTGGGATCTGCGCGGCCTGGGCGTGCCGCAGGTGCGCACCGTCGAGCCGGACCAGCGCGAGCCGATGCTCGGCGGCACGAGCTTCACCTTCGAGTTCGCGGCCCTGCCGACCGAGATCGAGTTGCAGAACGCGCACCTGGCCGACCTTGACCTGCGCGGGGCGCACCTGCCCCGGCTGCGGCTGTTCGGCTGCGTGCTCGACAACTGCCGCTTCGACGGGGCATACCTGGTGGGCCTGCGGATGTGGGCGACCGACGTGCTCGACTGCACGTTCACCGCGGCCGAGCTGGCCCGCTCGTCGGTGGGCGGCTGGTATGCCAACCGGCCCAACCGGCTGCGCGGAGTCGACTTCAGCCACGCCGACCTGACCCGCCTGGGCTGCGGCGTGGCCGGGTTCACCGAGGTCGACTTCTCCCACGCCCAGCTCGCCTGCACCAACTTCTGGCAGGCCAGCCTGGTGCGCTGCACGTTCGCCGGAGCCCTGCGCGAGGTCGTCTTCGACGGCCGGGTGCTGGAGCGCGACCGCAACCTCGGCCCCAACCCGATGCTCGACGTCGACATGGGCCGGGTGACCGCCTTCGACGACGTGGACTTCCGGGGCGTGAACTTCGACCGGGTCACCCTGCCCGCGCAGCTGGACCTGCTGGTGGTGCGCGATACCGCGCGCATCGACGCGGGCATCGCCGTGCTGGAGGGCTGCGAGGACCAGGCCGCGCTGGTGGCGCTGGGCCGGTTGCAGTACCTGCGCCGGTTCATGGGCGTCAGCGGGGGCAGCGACCAGGCCCTGCTCGACTTCGGCGCCATCGCCGACCGGGCCGCCGCGGAACTGCTGCGGTCGCTGCTGGCGGGCTGA